One segment of Vibrio mimicus DNA contains the following:
- a CDS encoding DUF3379 domain-containing protein has translation MDELEFRRKVMSDPKQRDSELLAMIASSEANAKFADDVLQLDKHLAQAFKVDVPDDLADKILFRQSALVEDEKVIRPQFVRKAMAIAASVAFTAGLLVGQVQWGNILISPAQASLPEMAVQHVIHEEGFVNQADEQADMHQINAKMQPFSFKIEGSFPYHVYYLNHCGFGKENAVHMVFQGDKGKVTLFFTPIASKKALEFKQDGMSGVVEPMGKASLILVGEQGEDVLAIANKLMPMIKSSI, from the coding sequence ATGGATGAACTAGAATTTCGCCGCAAAGTCATGTCTGATCCTAAACAGCGTGACAGTGAGTTACTTGCGATGATCGCTTCAAGCGAAGCTAACGCCAAGTTCGCTGATGATGTGTTGCAACTCGACAAACATCTCGCTCAAGCATTCAAGGTTGATGTTCCTGATGACTTGGCAGACAAGATTTTATTCAGGCAAAGCGCGTTAGTTGAAGATGAAAAAGTAATCCGCCCGCAGTTTGTACGTAAAGCGATGGCAATCGCTGCATCGGTTGCATTTACCGCAGGGCTTCTCGTTGGACAAGTCCAATGGGGCAATATTCTGATCTCTCCTGCGCAAGCTAGCTTGCCAGAAATGGCCGTACAGCATGTGATCCACGAGGAAGGCTTCGTTAATCAAGCTGATGAACAAGCAGATATGCATCAGATTAACGCCAAAATGCAGCCTTTCTCCTTCAAAATAGAGGGAAGTTTCCCTTATCACGTTTATTACCTAAACCATTGTGGTTTTGGAAAAGAAAATGCCGTGCATATGGTTTTTCAAGGAGACAAAGGTAAAGTCACCCTCTTTTTTACCCCAATTGCCAGCAAAAAAGCCTTAGAGTTTAAGCAAGATGGCATGTCAGGCGTTGTAGAACCGATGGGCAAGGCCAGTCTAATTCTCGTTGGAGAACAAGGTGAAGATGTTTTGGCGATCGCTAATAAATTAATGCCTATGATTAAGTCATCTATTTAA